A window of the Myripristis murdjan chromosome 15, fMyrMur1.1, whole genome shotgun sequence genome harbors these coding sequences:
- the LOC115373060 gene encoding cilia- and flagella-associated protein 251-like, protein MDYLKEKLMEKVVEDAKDKLKEKVLGQKEEDEEEQGGIRGFFSSLTGDKDKEEKEEEEGGIKGFFSSFRDDKEKEEKEEEEEGGIKGFFSSLRGDKDKEEEENEGGRKGFFSSLVDEEEEKRVGFDGLFSEAPPLMQEPGCGGGGAGGGEADLKVSSQLSSFSDLELTDTLGDVAAELSQDK, encoded by the exons ATGGATTACCTGAAGGAGAAGCTGATGGAGAAAGTAG TTGAGGATGCCAAGGACAAGCTGAAGGAGAAGGTGCTGggacagaaggaggaggacgaggaggagcagggaggaatCAGAGGCTTCTTTTCATCCCTGACGGGGGACAAGgacaaagaggagaaggaggaggaggaaggaggaatcaaaggatttttttcctcatttcgagatgacaaggagaaagaggagaaggaggaggaggaggaaggaggaatcaaaggatttttttcatcactgcGAGGCGACaaggacaaagaggaagaggaaaacgagggaggaagaaaaggatTCTTTTCATCATTGGtcgatgaggaggaggagaagagagtagGCTTTGACGGCCTCTTCTCCGAAGCTCCGCCTCTGATGCAGGAGCCcggctgtggaggaggaggtgcaggaggaggtgaagcag ATCTCAAAGTTTCCTCCCAGTTGTCGTCTTTCTCAGACCTTGAGTTGACCGACACCCTGGGCGATGTCGCTGCAGAGCTGTCCCAGGACAAATAG